A segment of the Vibrio sp. 16 genome:
TTCTTACCATCGGTGAGTACTATTCAAGCATTCGGTTGCAGGATCATTATGTTCAGTTCACAAACCGGTGTTTTTAGCCGATTAAACAACCTCTGCTTTTGAGTGCTAACTGATGATTTCACACTCACAAAACGCAAAAAAGCAGAAAACGCCGGAGCGCCTTCTGCTTTCATTTCGAACGATGGCTGAATAGATTAGAGCTTAAAGAACGCCAGTTGCGCTTTTTGCTTCTCTGCTAGTGAAGATAACTCTTCGCTTGCACTCGCACTCTGGCAAATGCCAGACACATTTTGATTCACCAGTTCAGACATGTTCACCACGTTGCGGTTAATGTCTTGGGTTACTTGTGACTGCTGCTCTGCTGCGGTTGCAACCTGTGTATTTGCGTCGTTAATGTTGGTCACGGACTCAGTGATACCCTGCAGCGCACTGTTTGCTTGTTGTGCCAGTTCATTGTTCTTGGCCAACATTTCCAAACTAAGCTGCATGCTGTCATTCGCCATACCCGATTGCTTTTGTAGCTCTTCGATGATGGTTTGGATTTCACCAGTTGACTCTTGAGTGCGCGCCGCAAGCATACGTACCTCGTCTGCCACAACCGCGAAGCCACGACCAGATTCGCCCGCACGTGCCGCTTCAATAGCCGCATTCAACGCCAATAGGTTCGTTTGCTCAGATACACCGCGAATCACTTCAATCACATCGCTGATTTGCTCCGACTGCTCTTTTAGCGACAGAACCACTTGAGCCGCATCGTTAAGCGCATCGCCCATTTGAGCACTTGCCTGATTGCTCTCTTCGAAGATTTCCATGCCTGATGCAGCCAGTTGATTTGCTTCACGCGCTGTAGAATCAGCCACTTGCGCGTTGTCACTCACATTATCGGCGGTACTTGAAAGCTCATTTACGGCAGAAGCAACTTGCTCAATTTCCGCCAACTCTTGCTGGGCATTCGCTTGAGATTGCGTCATTACAGCAGCAAGTTCTGTTGATGCTGAAGCCACCTCTTCGCTGATACGCATCAGTTGATCAACGGTTGTATGGAGCTGCTCTGCTGTCGTATTCACATCTTTGCTAAGCTGAGAGATTTCGTTTTCACCATCGGCATTGGCGCGAATCGATAGATTACCCTGCGCAAGCTCTCGCATCACTTCTTGCAGTTTTTGAACTGGCGTAACAATCATTCCAGATAGGACCCACGCAACCAACAATGAGATGGCTAGCACACTAAGTACAAGGAACATCGCCAAGTTTTTGACTTTGGTGTTTTGTTCAACACTTTGGTCCATAGCTAGCGTCGCTGCCTCATTGACCTTTTTAGACAGCGTATTGATTGATTGCACCATTTCATTGCCAGCAATACGATATTGGCTAATAAAGTTGCTGTACTCAAGTTCAGTCGCTAGCCCTTGGTCTTTTCGGTTGAACAAAGTCACGCCTTGGGTCGAGAATTGAACATAGTTTTCGATTGAAGCGCGCACGGTAACGATGTCATCACGGAACGTTTTACGCTCACGTATTAGGTCAAGATCTTGGTCGATTTCTCGCATTGCATTTTTCAGTTCGCTAAGGAACGTGTCACGACGTGACGCATCATAAATAGCATACACCGCACTAATACGAAGCGGGTAAACTTGGTCGTCAATCTTAGCCAGTGTGTCTTTGTAGAACACTAGAGCGTCGGTATTCGCGTCCATCAACTCTTGCTCAGCTTCCAAATTGTTTTTGGTCACCCAAAGGGCGATAAACAAAGCAACGGTTGTGAATAGCACAGGTAACAACACCTGTGTACGAATAGACAAATTTTTTAAGGATAATTGCATTATTGTTCTCAATCAGATCGGTTGAGTCGTCCGTGAACTGGGAATATTCCCATAAGAATTGTGGGGAGAAGTCTAACATAATATGTGATCAATGCCACAAAACATTGTTGGATAATTCATCAGTTAGGTGGTGACTTTTGTAAATATGCATTAACAGACACATGCAACAAAGTTATAAAATCAAATCAAAGCCAATACATTGATTAAAAACAAAGAGGATTGAGATCGCTGATAACGCCGAAAATCTCTTGCTAGCGCTCATCTTTCGGCGAGTCCATCACCACCATAGTCGTAATAGATTGAACTTGAGCACACTCACCAAGTACATCCGCATGAAATTTTTTATAACTGGTTAGATCCTGCGTCTCTACTCGTAGCAAGTACTCGTTAGCACCAGTAATGTTGTGGCATTCCACTACTTCGTCAACAAACCGAACGTGCTCCTCAAATTCTAATTGCGCTTGCTTGCGGTGGCTTGCCAATCCAATAGACACATAGGCAACAAAGCCAACCCCTCGTTGAGCTCGGTCAAGAACCGCTCGATAACCTTTGATTACACCGCGCTTTTCCAAATCTTGAACGCGACGCAGCGTCGCCGATGGAGACAAACCAATCCGATGAGCAAGATCGACATTTGATAATCGTCCATCGAGCTTTAGCTCATGCAATATTCTTTCTTCATACCTATCCATTACACACCTTTATTGCAAACAAACACCTAATCACTCGAATAAAAACACATAATTGCGCTTCAATCTACTTAAACTGTTTC
Coding sequences within it:
- a CDS encoding methyl-accepting chemotaxis protein: MQLSLKNLSIRTQVLLPVLFTTVALFIALWVTKNNLEAEQELMDANTDALVFYKDTLAKIDDQVYPLRISAVYAIYDASRRDTFLSELKNAMREIDQDLDLIRERKTFRDDIVTVRASIENYVQFSTQGVTLFNRKDQGLATELEYSNFISQYRIAGNEMVQSINTLSKKVNEAATLAMDQSVEQNTKVKNLAMFLVLSVLAISLLVAWVLSGMIVTPVQKLQEVMRELAQGNLSIRANADGENEISQLSKDVNTTAEQLHTTVDQLMRISEEVASASTELAAVMTQSQANAQQELAEIEQVASAVNELSSTADNVSDNAQVADSTAREANQLAASGMEIFEESNQASAQMGDALNDAAQVVLSLKEQSEQISDVIEVIRGVSEQTNLLALNAAIEAARAGESGRGFAVVADEVRMLAARTQESTGEIQTIIEELQKQSGMANDSMQLSLEMLAKNNELAQQANSALQGITESVTNINDANTQVATAAEQQSQVTQDINRNVVNMSELVNQNVSGICQSASASEELSSLAEKQKAQLAFFKL
- a CDS encoding Lrp/AsnC family transcriptional regulator, with amino-acid sequence MDRYEERILHELKLDGRLSNVDLAHRIGLSPSATLRRVQDLEKRGVIKGYRAVLDRAQRGVGFVAYVSIGLASHRKQAQLEFEEHVRFVDEVVECHNITGANEYLLRVETQDLTSYKKFHADVLGECAQVQSITTMVVMDSPKDER